Genomic DNA from Methanosarcina sp. MTP4:
CCCTGACGGGGATCGGGCACTATGCAGGTCTGCTGGACTTCGGGGAATATGCCCTTGCCCTGGCAACGGACGGGGTAGGCTCGAAAGTTCTCATCGCAAACGAGATGCAGCGCTGGAACACCGTGGGAATCGACTGCATCGCTATGAACGTAAACGACCTCCTTGCCATAGGGGCCGAACCCATGGCTTTTGTGGACTATCTGGCTCTCGAAGAGCACGATGAAGCCTTCGCCGAGCAGATAGGAGAGGGACTTTTGAAAGGAGCTGAAATCTCCAGGATGTCCATCGTGGGAGGGGAAACCGCAACTCTGCCCGATATCATCAAAGGTTTCGACCTTGCAGGCACCTGTCTTGGAATGGTTAAGAAAGGTGAGATAGTAACCGGGGAAAAAGTGCAGGAAGGGGACGTTATTGTGGGAGTCCCGAGCAACGGGGTACACAGCAACGGCTACACACTTGTCAGGAAGATCATTGAAGAGTCGGAATACTCCTACCAGGACCCCTGCCCCTACGATGCTTCAAAGACCATAGGAGAAGACCTCCTGATACCGACCAGGATCTATATCGAAGTCCTGGACGCCCTCAAGGAATGCGAAGTCCACGGGCTTGCCCACATCACGGGCAGCGGGCTTTTGAAGCTGAGAAGGGTGACAAAACTCGGTTTCGACTTTTACGACCCCCTGGAACCCCAGGAGATCTTCAAGTTCCTCCAGAAAGAAGGCGGAGTCGAGGACCTTGAGATGTACAAGACCTTCAACATGGGCATGGGCTTCCTGCTCATCCTCCCGGAAAAAGACGCAGCAAGGGCTGCCGAAATAACCGGTGGGAAAATAGTAGGGAAAATAGTGGAAAGCGGAATCAGGGTCAGAGACCTGGTAATAGAATAAGCGAGTGTAAAACTAATTAGTGCAAAACTATTAGTGCAAAACTATTAGTGCAAAACTATTAGTGCAAAATTAATTAGTGTAAAACTATTACTTCAAAATTAATTAGTGCAAAACTCGATTTTGAAAGTCAACTTAGAGGAAAGTGAGGGTAAAACTCTTTTCCCCTAGGTTGAAATCTTTTTAGAATTCACCTGCTTTTTGAATTCATTTTTTCCACATATCCAGGAAGCTGCCTGGTGGTTTTTTGGAGCTTTCAGGAGGCTTGCTTTTCTTCAATGAGGAAGTCACCTTTTCCTTCTCCATTTCCCTGAGCCGATTGATCTCCTTTATGCTATCCTCGTTGTCTACTGTCAGGACAAAAGTTCCATAGCAGGGCTTTGTATAGGTGAAGATCAGAGCACTTCCTTTAGCCCCCAGAGCAATGGGCGGAACTCCTATTAT
This window encodes:
- the purM gene encoding phosphoribosylformylglycinamidine cyclo-ligase; translated protein: MSEKHLTYAESGVDIRKEEKTIKALTGKLSYVREGIGAPLTGIGHYAGLLDFGEYALALATDGVGSKVLIANEMQRWNTVGIDCIAMNVNDLLAIGAEPMAFVDYLALEEHDEAFAEQIGEGLLKGAEISRMSIVGGETATLPDIIKGFDLAGTCLGMVKKGEIVTGEKVQEGDVIVGVPSNGVHSNGYTLVRKIIEESEYSYQDPCPYDASKTIGEDLLIPTRIYIEVLDALKECEVHGLAHITGSGLLKLRRVTKLGFDFYDPLEPQEIFKFLQKEGGVEDLEMYKTFNMGMGFLLILPEKDAARAAEITGGKIVGKIVESGIRVRDLVIE
- a CDS encoding DUF1894 domain-containing protein, which codes for MSCIEQMKYEILLDRTTYKDAREYIKENSDEVYYVSPGYKIFRDYHIIGVPPIALGAKGSALIFTYTKPCYGTFVLTVDNEDSIKEINRLREMEKEKVTSSLKKSKPPESSKKPPGSFLDMWKK